Within the Glycine max cultivar Williams 82 chromosome 12, Glycine_max_v4.0, whole genome shotgun sequence genome, the region cataaataaaagtaattatttatcattattttattgttctttcAACGTTAAtccttattatattattaacatgTATGTGACTCAATTTCGCTAACAATATTTTCACTcgtttgtttattatttatttagtttacttatatgttcattttctttttaaatctaAAGTCAATATTCTAAGAAGAGTTTGAACAAAACTTTAGAATATAATTATGTAGTGCAACAATTCAAACGcgcatattaattattaatataaaataaataaataaactgcaACTGGATATAGGACCACTAACATAAACTAATGACACAAAACTTGTTGCCTGCCAGACGTACAAACAACCAATttaatacaaatatcaagatatCAGAATTCACACGTGTCACGGACCTTCGAAAGCAATGTACCCAAACTAATAATTTCATGAGTTTAATTTGTCattgttagtatatatatatatatatatatatatatatatatatatatatatatatatatatatatatatatatatatatatatatatatatatatatatatatatataattgacaaGATCAAATATTCTTAATGTaacatttaaactttttttgagTAATGATACTgctaatacaaaatatttatcaacttTTTTATGCTCCAAGGGTTTGATGTCCAAAAGAAGAAGACCATAATCCTAACCTAATCACAACATAATACAGTATTTATCACATAATGTATCacctatttcttttttgttttacctTAGGATATATGAGACCTTAGGATATATGAGCTGTAAATAGTACAATAGTACATGAATATGTTTTCTCATTTTCTGTTATTCCTTCCTATCCTCTAGGTCATTCTTTGTATTCCTTTTCCTATATAAGTTGTAATCATGGTTCTGTCAatgcacaaaaatatatatgaatcttttcctctttattctttttgttgatTTCTCTGTTATGGTATCAAGAGCCTTTTAAGGTTCCATGTCTATCAACTCGATCTGATTTTGATCAAGAGGAGACtcctacccccccccccccctcctccTTTTATCGACCCCATCCAGCAACCTTCTAGCCCATTTCACATTCATCCCAGTGAAAGCCCTACCTCTGTTATTTTTACCCCACCACTTACAGGGAACAACAACCAATCATGGTCTAGATCCATTCGGATGGCCTTgatatccaaaaataaaatgggCTTCCTTACTGGAACAATCTCCATTTCGGCTAGAACTAACCCTCTAttttcttattgggagtgttgCAATACGCTTCTTATGTCTTGGTTGATTCATTTTGTTTCTCCCTCTATTGCCCAGAGCATCATTTTCTTCGAAAATGCTGCTGCCATTTGGACTGATCTTCGCGAAAGGTTCTCTCAAGGCGACTTGTTGCGTTTTGCCGAGTTACaagaagagatttactctctcaAGCAAGGTTCTACTTCTGTCACCGACTACTACACTACTCTCAAATCTTTGTGGGAGGAATTAGACAATTTCCGTCCTTTGACTCCTTGCACTTGCTCAGCCAAAGATTTTCATCATCAGGATTTCATTATCCGATTTCTCAAAGGACTCAATGAGCGCTTCGCCATGGTCCGATCACAGATTCTGCTTCTTGATCCCCTACCTTCTGCCAACAAGGTTTTCTCCATGATTATTCAGCATGAACAACATCATTCCACCAATATCTCACCATCGCTCGATGTTAACCTGTTTGCCAACGTCGTCTCTAGTCGAAGCCGTGGCATCCCACAGTCAGGGGGAGGCAAATCGAACTCTTCCAACCGCAAATGTGACCACTGTGGTCGCCTTGGCCACACCAGCGATGCTTGCTATCAGAAACAAGGAAACACCATTCCTAAATGTGAACATTGTACGCGATACGGTCACACCATGGATATATGCTACGCCAGATTTGGATATCCACCTGGCCACCCAAAATACTCGAGCCGACCTCACCTTCCCAACAAGACTGGAACTTTCAGAGGTGGCGCCGCTGGTGGTGCCGCTGTCAACAACACTATAAGAGAAGGAAATCAAACACTACATGGAGAAGCACATAAGGATGGGTCAGCTACAATACCCCGTCCCAACATCACACAGGCCCAATTCCAACAACTGATGGCTCTACTCCAGAAGACTCAAGTTGGTGGTGCGAATACAAATGACATACCCATTAGAGCAAACATTAGTCACTCCAGCCCAAACTCTGTTTCTGATCTGTGTGGTacctcatttattttttctatcaacACCACCCACACACCTAGCACAAATAACACACCCTGGATTATAGATTCAGGGGCCACGGACCATATCACTAGTTGCTTGCATTACTTTCACacttattctaaaataaaaccaataaaaattaatctacCCAATGGACAATTTGTTGAAGCCCACATTACTGGAACAATTTACTTTTCATCAAGTTTTGCCATTCATGATGTCTTGTATGTTCctgctttttcttttaatcttctATCCATCTCTAAATTACTTTCCAATCTTAACTACTCCATAATCTTCTCCAATATGTCTTGTAAAATACAGGAAATGAACACATTGAAGATGATTGGTTCGGCTAAATTAAAGAAAGGGTTATATCACTTGGAAATCGAAGACATAGGATCACCCTCACACTCACCTTCCACCATCAACAATGCAAACATCAACCATACCAATGACTCTACTCTTTGGTATTTTAGATTAGGACATTTATCTGGAAATCATCTTAACATTTTACATCAAGAATACCCTTTCATTTCTAgcaatttcaatgaaatttgTGATGTTTGCCATTTagcaaaacaaagaaagttACCCTATTCTCTTAGTACTAAAcgtagttttaaaatttttgaattaattcatatGGATATTTGGGGTCCTTTTTCCAAGCATTCTATTCACggtcacaaatattttttaactatccTTGATGACTACAGTTGTTACACTTGGATGGTTttgttgaaaacaaaagctgaaGTTAAAACACATATAGAAAATTTTGTTGCTTTGGttgaaaaccaatttgaaacaACCATCAAGTGTATACGCTCTGATAATGGACCGGAATTTTTGCTAAgaaattttttctcttcaaaggGCATACTTCATCAAACTAGTTGTGTTtacacaccacaacaaaatgggagAGTTGAAAGCAAACATCAACACATTCTTAATGTTGCTCGGGCCCTCATGTTTCAATCCAAAATTCCTGGTAATCTCTGGTCTTATGTCGTTAAACATGTTGTCTTCTTAATTAATCGTGTTCCTTCTCCTGTCATTTTAAAcaagacaccttttgaacttTTGTATAAACAAAAACCTGATTTTTCTATGCTCAAGGTCTTTGGttgtttatgttttgtttcAAAACACACTCCACAACACAAATTTGATGCTAGATCTCGAAAGAGAGCCTTTTTGGGTTACGAAAATGGAACAAAAGGGTATGTTGTTCTTGATACAAGcaacaaagaaatttttatttccaGAAATGTTCTATTTCATGAAATGCAATTTCCTTTTCTCAAAGACAGCCCACACAATATTACTATAAGCCCACAAATAGATATCCTACCTGCACCATTCATAGCCCAAGACACATTTCCTAACCTCACTACTCCCACTCAACTAGACAGATCCACCATCTCCAATGAACCAAACCCTCTTCCTCCTTCTCCAAACATCCTTTCACCGCTACTCATGCATCCAGAAACACCAACATTCTCTTACTCCTCTCCCTCATCTTTGCCTACTCCATCACCGAATTCGCCACTACCTGAGAACCCTCCTCCACTTCGTCGTTCAAATCGACCAAGCCAACCACCCTCttattgatggaagcttgcttgtggagcttctatggaggctggatctttgagcttcaatggggtcctttaatggtgattttccaccatggagatgcagcggaagacaaaggaaaggaggtgagaggaggcgccatccattaaggaataagccatggaagaaggagcttcaccaccaagatgagccttggataagaagcttggagaggatgcttcaatggaggaaaagaaagagggagagaaagagagaggggggagcacgaaattgaaggaataaaagagggagagaagtggaactttgaagtatgtctcataagactctcattcatcaaagttacaacaagtgttacacatgcttctatttatagactaggtagcttccttgagaagatttcttgagaaaacttccttgagaagcttctttgagaaaacttccttgagaagctagagcttagctacacacacctctctcataactaagctcacctccttgagaagcttccttaagaagattcctaaagaagctagagcttagctacacatacctttctaatagctaagctcacctccttgagatgagaagctagaacttagctacacaccccctataatagctaagctcacccccatgacaaaaaccatgaaaatacaaaaaaaggtccatactacaaagactactcaaaatgccccgaaatacaaggctaaaaccctatactactagaatggccaaaatacaaggcccaaatgaaggaaaaacctattctaatatttacaaagataagcgggctcatacttaacccatgggctcgaaatctaccctaaggctcatgagaaccctagggcctacccttggatctctagcccaatctacttggagtcttctacccaatgcccttgcgggataggattgcatcacttatCTCTCTGATTACAAGTGTGATCTACCAGCTCTCAAATATGTTCAATCAACTTCAACGTGCTCTTATCCCATTCAATCCTCCATCACATATGACAGGATATCTCCCTCTCATCATCGATACATCATGTCTCTGTCCTCTGAGTCTGAGCCCGCCAGCTTTCAAGAAGCCGTTCAACATCAATGTTGGAGGGAAGCCATGAGTCATGAAATTGAGGTCTTGATGATGAACCGGACTTGGGATATTTTGGGATATTGTTCAGACCCCTCCTCGTGTTCGTCCCATTGGCTGCAAATGGGTCTACAAAATCAAGAGATTGCCTGATGGCAGCATTGAACGACACAAAGCCTGTCTCGTTGCAAAGGGGTTTTCACAAATTGAAGGTGTGGATTACTTCGAAACCTTTTCTCCTGTGGTCAAAATGTCCACCATTCGTGTGGTGCTTGCTCTAGCTTCAATTAACCACTGGACCATTCAACAATTAGATGTGAGTAACGCATTTCTACATGGAGATCTGTCTGAAGACGTTTACATGATGATACCGTCTGGATTACCTGGTAGCCCCTCTTAGAGCTGCAAACTTCGGAAATCCTTGTATGGCTTGAAACGGGCAAGCCGAAAATGGTATGAGAAATTATCCTCCCTTCTCTTGACTTATGGATATCGACATGCTCATGCTGATCATAGCCTTTTCATTAAGAATCATCATTTTGAATTCACTGCCCTCattatatatgttgatgacattgttttAACTGGCAATTCTCCTTGTGAAATCACCAACATCAAGAAGATTTTGCATTCTAATTTTCACATCAAGGATCTCGGCacattgaagtattttttgggCATCGAAGTGGCCCATTCAAGCCAAGGGATTTCACTATGTCAAAGAAAATATTGTCTTGACCTTCTCAAGGATTATGGGATGCTTGGTTGCAAGCCCTCTTCTACACCTATGGATAGCACTCTTCGACTCCATGCTgattcctctagcctccttccTAATCCGCTGCCATATAGAAGACTAGTTGGTCGCTTGATTTACCTTACTAGCACTAGGCCTGACATAGCCTTTGCTATGCAACAATTGAgccaatttatgtccaaacccACTAAAGCTCATCACCATGCAGCTATCAAAGTTCTTCGCTACCTTAAAAGTTGTCCCGGCAAAGGCTTACTCTTTCCCAGAAATTGTAATACCCAAATCCGTGGTTTTAGTGATGCCGATTGGGCAACTTGTGTAGATTCTAGGCGATCCATCACTGGCTATTgctttttttattggtaattCACTGGTTTCATGGAAGACAAAGAAACAGAACACAGTCTCACGTTCCTCTTCCAAAGCTGAATATCGCGCTCTAGCTTCTGCAACCTGTGAACTGCAGTGGCTCACTTTTCTTCTTAGAGATTTGCAAGTTCCTTGCTCACCTCAACCTAGCCTCTACTGTGACAACCAAAGCGCTCTTCACATAGCTGCCAACCTTGTTTTTCATGAACGGACGAAGCACTTGGATATTGATTGTCATCTAGTTAGAGAGAAATCCCAGATTGGTCTTATGCGGCTGCTTCCTGTTTCCTCTTCAAATCAATTGGCTGACATTTTCACCAAAGCCCTCTCACCTCGCCTCTTCACCATGAATCTATCCAAGCTGCAGCTAGCTGATATCTACCTACCTCCAACTTGTGGGGGGCTAAAAGAAGAAGACCATAATCCTAACCTAATCACAACATAATACAGTATTTATCACATAATGCAGCACCtatttcttttctgttttaccTTAGGATATATGAGCTGTAAATAGTACAATAGTACAGGAATATGCTTTCTCATTTTCTGTTATTCCTTCCTATCCTCTAGGTCATTCTTTGTATTCATTTTCCTATATAAGTTGTAATCATCGTTCTGTCAATGCACAAAAATAAATCTTTTCCTCTTTATTCCTTTTGTTGATTTCTCTGTTAATGTCTAAAACAAAACCTAAAGGATTCTATTTAAACTGCTAGGCATATGTACGTGGATTTAGCtccaattataataaaagtgcaaaagataagaaaataagataTGTGCTGTTCATGGCCATGACAAAAAATGTAAGGCTATAACTCTTGCTATCTGTGCAAATATGAGAATCAGAATTGTAACGATCGATCATGACTCAAATTGTCACGGTCACGACATCCATCATGAAGAATTAAGTGCGAATCAGGATGTGTTAGGACAGTCAGCCTAATTACCACGGCTATGAGCTTTGCTGACTGTTTGGATTCTCCGtccaaaaatattgttaattatctctaatagaatttttcttttcaattaagACTCGTTCAAAATCGTGTTCTAAGATGCATTGATTCAAATTCTATTCAAACTAACAACTCGATGGTAATGTAACTTTTAAACATGACTATATTTAgtgtatttaaataaaattgtaattttattggCTTGGTTAGGTGggaaattttgatatatttaaaatttctgaTTCATAGATTCCTCCTATATTTTTGAACTGCTGGAAAATTCTCTGAGCACTTCATACTGTAAACTTCAACGCTTGTAGTCGCAACAGATTTTAGTGTAGAATGGCCATGCTTACTATTCTCCTTCTAAGCAAACtactttctctcttctctaaaTTTGCAGTCGCAACAGATACCATCACCCAGTCTGAGTTCCTTGAAGATAACACGACCTTGGTTTCAAACAATGGAACCTTTGAGTTGGGTTTCTTCACCCCGGGTAGTAGTAGTTCCCCGAACCTCTATGTAGGAATCTGGTACAAAAATATTCCAATCAGAACCGTGGTTTGGGTTGCGAACCGCGACAATCCAATCAAAGACAACTCCAGCAAATTGAGCATAAACACAAAGGGCTACCTGGTACTTATCAACCAAAACAACACCGTTATTTGGTCAACAAACACGACAACAAAAGCATCCCTTGTCGTAGCACAGTTGTTAGACTCAGGCAACTTGGTTCTAAGAGACGAGAAAGACACGAATCCTGAAAACTACTTGTGGCAGAGCTTTGACTATCCCTCAGACACGTTTCTACCTGGAATGAAATTGGGATGGGACTTGAAGAAAGGCCTCAATAGGGTCCTAACTGCTTGGAAAAACTGGGATGACCCTTCACCAGGGGACTTCACACTGTCTATTTTACATACAAATAATCCTGAAGTGGTTATGTGGAAGGGCACAACACAATACTACGGAAGTGGCCCATGGGATGGAACTGTATTCAGCGGTAGCCCCTCCGTGTCATCTGACTCAAATGTAAACTACGCAATTGTGTCCAACAAGGATGAATTTTACATTACATATAGCCTAATTGATAAGTCGTTGATTTCAAGAGTTGTtattaatcaaacaaaatatgTTCGTCAGCGCTTGTTGTGGAATATAGATAGTCAAATGTGGAGGGTGTCTTCAGAGTTGCCAACCGATTTCTGCGACCAGTATAATACTTGTGGCGCATTTGGGATTTGTGTCATTGGTCAGGTACCGGCGTGCAAGTGTTTGGATGGATTCAAGCCAAAATCGCCCCGAAATTGGACCCAAATGAGTTGGAATCAGGGGTGTGTGCACAACCAAACATGGAGCTGCAGGAAAAAGGGCAGGGATGGCTTTAATAAATTCAATAGCGTGAAGGCACCAGACACTAGAAGATCGTGGGTTAATGCAAGTATGACACTAGATGAGTGCAAAAACAAATGTTGGGAAAATTGCTCATGTACAGCTTATGCAAATTCAGACATCAAGGGAGGAGGTAGTGGCTGTGCCATTTGGTTCAGTGATCTGTTAAATATAAGACTGATGCCAAATGCTGGACAAGATCTGTATATTAGATTGGCAGTGTCTGAAACAGGTATGCACTTTAATTTTTGGAGATGTTAGAGGAGAGAAATCTATAAAAGTTAACCGCGTAATATCTTAGTTTAGAGAACAGgatgatttttcattttaccttcttattttctttttcttcatgtgtttatttaaaaatttatccaaacacgACTTATATGCATAAGTTATGTTTAATTCTACACAATGCCCAACTTACTTCCTATATtgattgtttatttctttttgtctgTCAAGCTCAACAAAATCAAGACGAGAAACATAGCTCAAAGAAAAAGGTGGTTGTGATTGCAAGCACGGTCTCCTCTGTAATTGCTATactattaattttcatattcattTACTGGagctacaaaaataaaaataaaggttaGCCTTCTCGCCCAATAACATTGTCTTTTCAAAAGGATTTCCTTagtatttccatggaaaagctGATGAATATATTCAGAATGGCCACAAAAAGACTCAGCACAATTGCCGTGTCCatccattttgaaatcaaaggAAATCGTGCAATCGTActcttcatatatattttatatggaaAATATTGCCATTTTCCCCTTCTCCCAAATGACTaacataattttcaataaaaggcTCTCAATTAAGAATAGAATACAAACTATAACTTTCAAATTAATAACACCCGAAAGCCGACTTTCTTAGTATGggttgaaatataattttgctTATTCATATTGTTTGGGTCAAAACAGAGATCATCACCGGGATCGAAGGAAAGAACAATAAAAGCCAACAAGAAGATTTTGAGCTACCTTTATTTGACCTTGCCTCAATAGCACATGCCACAAATAATTTTTCACATGACAATAAGCTTGGTGAGGGTGGTTTTGGGCCTGTATACAAGGTATGTGAGCAATTTACTACTGATAAATAAGAAATGACAACACCTGAAAATTTTTAGTCACTACGTTTAACTTTCTTTCGCACAAATGTTATGTGTTTAGGGAATACTACCAGATGGACAAGAGGTTGCTGTTAAGAGGCTTTCACGAACATCTAGACAAggattaaaagaatttaagaatGAGGTTATGTTATGTGCCGAACTCCAACATCGGAATCTTGTTAAAGTTCTTGGCTGCTGCATTCAAGACGATGAGAAATTGCTCATATACGAATATATGGCCAACAAAAGCTTAGACGTCTTTCTTTTTGGTTAGTGTCTCTAACACTAATTGTTAATGCAATGTTGGATTTCATTTTGTCATTTTTGTTATTGCAAGATTAAAATAAGATAACAATGAATTTTGATAGATTCTAGTCAAGGTAAACTGCTTGATTGGCCTAAGCGTTTCTGCATTATAAATGGAATTGCTCGGGGACTACTTTATCTTCATCAAGACTCAAGACTAAGGATCATACACAGAGATCTTAAGGCAAGTAATGTTTTATTGGATAATGAAATGAATCCAAAAATTTCAGATTTTGGCTTGGCTCGAATGTGTGGAGGTGATCAAATTGAAGGGAAAACAAACAGAGTAGTTGGTACATAGTAAGTAACTTATTTTCATGCTAAAATCTTGTTACGCATTGCTCAAatgttaaattaaatcttttctGGTTTCTTGTAGTGGTTATATGGCACCTGAATATGCCTTTGATGGGATATTTTCCATTAAATCCGATGTGTTTAGCTTTGGTGTATTATTGCTAGAGATAGTTAGTGGCAAGAAAAATAGGCTCTTCTATCCAAACGACTACAACAATCTTATTGGGCATGTGAGTGACGtaacttcattttctttttatataatggAGCAATAGATAACCATatattgtttcaaaatattttaggcATGGAGGCTGTGGAAAGAGGGAAATCCAATGCAATTCATTGACACTAGTTTGAAGGACTCATACAATCTACATGAGGCGTTGCGTTGCATTCATATTGGTCTCTTATGTGTGCAACATCATCCTAACGATAGATCAAACATGGCATCTGTGGTTGTATCATTGAGCAATGAGAATGCATTGCCTCTACCAAAAAATCCTAGCTACTTACTCAATGACATACCAACTGAAAGAGAATCTTCTTCTAATACATCCTTTTCTGTTAATGATGTCACTACCTCAATGTTGAGTGGGAGATAGATAAATTAACGAGCTTTATTTCCTACCTACatattgaattatatatttatcgTCCTAATAATTTTTGTATCCATGTTTGGTCGTAGTtgatataaaatgttttttgctATGCACCTTTGCTAATGATACTCTAAAAATTgaatgcaaaaaatattttgaaaatcctTAAATCAAAGTAGAATATTAACTAGCAATATAACCCATGCTAGGCGCGAGTcttgtaacattttttattgttgtagtatcaaattttctaatttagcgtcaaaagtttaaatttaacattttcattGTCATTCAATCTTTTTACCtaattcaatctttattttgaaagggatttttattaaatgtaatacaaaggatgtattaattattactcaatttagtgaaataaaaataatatacggATTATGTGAAAACGGAAGAACAATAAAATGCTTTGTCAAGGACATGATTGTCAATGCAATTGATGGAATGACTTATGTATGTTTTTGGTATCACACATTTGAgtcatatttgatttttgtcccccaaattttatttgtttttacacCGTTAATTTATGGAATACAGTGTAAATATTTTGGATTCGTAATTTGTAgaggtttttaaaattaaaaatcaaatttttaatttaaattgcaTATGcgattttatttaacaatttttcttttagaattttTGGATTTTCAAACGTacatatttaagaattttaaaaaaatgcactcCGTTGTTAGAGTAACGTTAGTAATAATgcactataaaaaataatgtttttttggcCGTTTATTTGTGACAGTTTCGATAAACCGCCGCAAATGTTTTACACACGTCACTACCCTCCACTCAACAATTTAAAAgtttacaatatatatttttaatattgaaaCTCAAACACCAGCGCCGGAACATGGTGGATTTTCACGATGCTAAAATACCAACACCCAAACCACAATCATAGATAGTGTAGAATCTCGTTTAGTGTTCATAGTTCTTCATAGCACATAAACATGGTGGATTTTCCATCTTCTATGAAGTCTCGGTAGGGTCTTGCATTTTTGGTTTAGGTTCCTTCCTCTTTTCTATTCTCAATATAACATtctatttttcgtaaaataaattaaaaatgattttatttaaaaataaataaattttaaaaaaataatgagatttttgtaattaaataaaaaaaataatttattaattaaaatgatgattttaaggtaaataaaataaatatatgttcttaaaaaataaaaaggatgttttatttattcatttgataggagtaaaatagagttgttttttataaaataataaaataaagaaaaatagagtaaataataggttgagaATACCTTAGTTATAAATATAGAcatattaaatcattttttacattAAGAATACGTCTCTAGGCTCTCTCTTCCCCTCAAATCCGTTTGTGGTGAGAGAAATGCCCTTCACACGGAGACAGTTAAATGGAGGCTCTAATGCTTGGAAATCCTAAAagagcaaccagaggaaaaatttgaggaatcttagggtgagcccgcttagaggtaagggatgagtttaccGCAATTGGGTTTAGAATGAACATctatagggatccttagaggatcaaattgggatttattttgagatgtttactatattgtaattcttcctttatgattataattacgagattgttgtgtttgacgggccaattgatgccctgatgagaattggttgataaaattgagtgctcttagtgttttcatgttttttacctatgatttttatatgattatgtCAAATTATTTAAGGGGTTTAATCATATGAACattacatattaatattattattgtgtgacatGTATATGAGGCGTGATAACGTGTTGTCTTAGGATTATGGAAGTGTGATGAACTATGTGTAAGTGACgagttgagtatgtgttaaattgtgagatttcacatgtgtattgagatgttgtgtgcattgaggaTTAAGCTAAGAATCGTACAAACAcatgactataagaccctttaaggatgACAAGTTAATGCACGACGAGTAttatgatgggatccactgtagGGACCCAACGAGTTTAATAACTTTGAGGTGtgacaagttaaaattatttggaGAATAGTTGAGGAGTagtgtgttttgtatagttcatagatagaatcttcgtgctaaaatattttttgtgttgaacctgaatcaggagggaaagACCTTGATGGACTCTTTGAAGTGTAGGTcatgggggtaaatacactcggtttgaaTATTCCTTAAAACCTATACcaatctcatatggttggagcattttcTCAAAATAGAGTGACTCtgattggtctccctatgattttacctagtgagagtgacttgacttaccaATGTGTGATctatcttgtcatgtactcttgGGCGTCCGACgagatttttcactaacatggtactatattgcatataagattaagtcttagtatatttgttgcataacacttatgtattgatcgatattgattggttaagtgatattgtgttt harbors:
- the LOC100812200 gene encoding G-type lectin S-receptor-like serine/threonine-protein kinase At4g27290 yields the protein MAMLTILLLSKLLSLFSKFAVATDTITQSEFLEDNTTLVSNNGTFELGFFTPGSSSSPNLYVGIWYKNIPIRTVVWVANRDNPIKDNSSKLSINTKGYLVLINQNNTVIWSTNTTTKASLVVAQLLDSGNLVLRDEKDTNPENYLWQSFDYPSDTFLPGMKLGWDLKKGLNRVLTAWKNWDDPSPGDFTLSILHTNNPEVVMWKGTTQYYGSGPWDGTVFSGSPSVSSDSNVNYAIVSNKDEFYITYSLIDKSLISRVVINQTKYVRQRLLWNIDSQMWRVSSELPTDFCDQYNTCGAFGICVIGQVPACKCLDGFKPKSPRNWTQMSWNQGCVHNQTWSCRKKGRDGFNKFNSVKAPDTRRSWVNASMTLDECKNKCWENCSCTAYANSDIKGGGSGCAIWFSDLLNIRLMPNAGQDLYIRLAVSETAQQNQDEKHSSKKKVVVIASTVSSVIAILLIFIFIYWSYKNKNKEIITGIEGKNNKSQQEDFELPLFDLASIAHATNNFSHDNKLGEGGFGPVYKGILPDGQEVAVKRLSRTSRQGLKEFKNEVMLCAELQHRNLVKVLGCCIQDDEKLLIYEYMANKSLDVFLFDSSQGKLLDWPKRFCIINGIARGLLYLHQDSRLRIIHRDLKASNVLLDNEMNPKISDFGLARMCGGDQIEGKTNRVVGTYGYMAPEYAFDGIFSIKSDVFSFGVLLLEIVSGKKNRLFYPNDYNNLIGHAWRLWKEGNPMQFIDTSLKDSYNLHEALRCIHIGLLCVQHHPNDRSNMASVVVSLSNENALPLPKNPSYLLNDIPTERESSSNTSFSVNDVTTSMLSGR